In Desulfovibrio legallii, a single genomic region encodes these proteins:
- a CDS encoding YIP1 family protein has translation MNITCPRCGFSRSLPDDRLPHRPVIATCPQCACRFRFAPDAGVLEVLSPAAEESQTPPTAPHADAGGGDDPLPPGAIVPGRLAPSEPHPQDAAAAPADSPEHSLTGNATKDETPRRQEAGEARSAHRTAGREREGVADRAGNRTAESGFGQDAGADNPWIDAPEPDGWPAAFYHTCMRVMFGSQRFFGSLRPGEAQTRALVFYLIISAVEVTVERVWSGVFLSLMAPSAASDPQLEKMLLLLSPQMSLPMTVLLKLAVSVAQIYILSALIQFTYGFVTGKRQEFSLVFQVMAYAAAPGLLCVVPLLGSVVGFIWSFACILVGCRAALRLNWPQTLMGLAPILLLLAPLLLQMAQATQF, from the coding sequence GTGAACATAACCTGTCCGCGTTGCGGCTTCAGCCGCTCCCTGCCCGACGACCGCCTGCCGCACCGTCCGGTTATTGCCACCTGCCCGCAGTGCGCCTGTCGGTTCCGATTTGCGCCCGACGCGGGCGTGCTGGAGGTGCTTTCCCCAGCGGCGGAAGAATCCCAGACTCCGCCAACGGCGCCGCACGCCGACGCGGGCGGCGGGGACGACCCCCTGCCCCCCGGCGCCATTGTGCCGGGCCGCCTTGCTCCATCAGAACCGCATCCACAGGACGCCGCTGCCGCCCCCGCAGACAGCCCGGAGCACAGCCTCACCGGCAATGCGACGAAGGACGAAACCCCGCGCCGCCAAGAGGCAGGCGAGGCCCGGAGCGCGCACCGCACTGCCGGCCGCGAGAGAGAAGGCGTTGCCGACCGGGCCGGGAACCGCACTGCGGAATCGGGTTTCGGGCAGGACGCGGGTGCGGACAACCCCTGGATTGACGCCCCGGAGCCGGACGGCTGGCCGGCCGCCTTCTACCATACCTGCATGCGGGTCATGTTCGGCAGCCAGCGGTTTTTCGGCAGTCTTCGTCCCGGCGAGGCTCAGACGCGGGCCCTGGTGTTTTATCTGATCATCAGCGCCGTAGAGGTGACTGTAGAGCGGGTCTGGTCCGGGGTCTTTCTCTCGCTTATGGCCCCCAGCGCCGCTTCTGATCCCCAGCTGGAAAAAATGCTTCTCCTGCTTTCGCCGCAGATGAGTCTGCCCATGACTGTGCTGCTCAAACTGGCCGTGTCTGTGGCGCAAATCTACATTCTCAGCGCGCTCATTCAGTTTACCTACGGTTTTGTCACAGGCAAGCGACAGGAGTTTTCTCTGGTCTTTCAGGTGATGGCCTACGCCGCCGCGCCGGGTCTGCTTTGCGTGGTGCCCCTACTGGGCTCGGTGGTGGGCTTTATCTGGAGCTTTGCCTGCATTCTGGTGGGTTGCCGCGCGGCCCTGCGTCTGAACTGGCCGCAAACCCTCATGGGCCTCGCGCCCATTTTGCTCTTGCTGGCCCCGCTTTTGCTGCAGATGGCGCAGGCCACGCAATTCTGA
- a CDS encoding sodium:calcium antiporter: MTIRSLRPYIIAVLLTLPGVGLRFIDHTGMSPIVVALLSGIAILGASFLLTWACEVAQMDIPQAVAVAVVAFIAVLPEYAVDMYFTWMAGQHPESAYSHYAIANMTGANRLLIGVGWSAIVLLFAGRFHKGVHLPDDKRTDVLFLGLATLYALCIPLKGSLTWVDGLVLLGIYIWYICIVARRPVEEEEPEGPAAVLARFAKRVRLRSVIAIFIFAALVILCNAEPFSENLVASGKLLGVNEFLLVQWLAPIASESPEFIIALMFASRGNAALALGSLLSSKLNQWTLLVGMIPGVYALSSGGLTPPINLDTHQFQEILLTAGQSLFAVALLVDLRLHVREAFWLLVLFLAQLLSPLYDAQLEALLGLPHDPLRLHFFYAKVYIVLAVVLLLRNWRKVRDLRLGFKV; the protein is encoded by the coding sequence ATGACCATCCGTTCCTTGCGGCCTTACATCATCGCCGTGCTGCTGACCTTGCCCGGCGTGGGACTGCGTTTTATCGACCACACGGGCATGTCGCCCATTGTGGTGGCCCTGCTTTCCGGCATAGCCATTCTGGGGGCATCCTTCCTGCTCACCTGGGCCTGCGAAGTAGCCCAGATGGATATTCCGCAGGCCGTGGCCGTGGCCGTGGTGGCCTTTATTGCCGTGCTGCCGGAATACGCCGTGGACATGTACTTTACCTGGATGGCCGGGCAGCACCCCGAAAGCGCTTATTCCCACTACGCCATTGCCAATATGACCGGGGCCAACCGGCTGCTCATCGGCGTGGGCTGGTCGGCCATAGTGCTGCTCTTTGCCGGGCGCTTCCATAAAGGTGTGCACCTGCCCGACGACAAACGTACGGATGTGCTTTTTCTGGGCCTGGCCACCCTTTACGCTTTGTGCATTCCCCTTAAAGGTTCTCTGACCTGGGTGGACGGCCTTGTGCTGCTGGGCATCTATATCTGGTATATCTGCATCGTGGCCCGCCGCCCTGTGGAGGAGGAAGAGCCCGAAGGCCCGGCCGCAGTTTTGGCCCGTTTTGCCAAAAGAGTGCGCCTGCGCAGCGTCATCGCCATCTTCATTTTTGCGGCCCTGGTCATTTTGTGCAATGCTGAACCCTTCAGTGAAAATCTGGTGGCCAGCGGCAAACTGCTGGGCGTCAACGAATTTCTGCTGGTGCAGTGGCTCGCGCCCATCGCCTCGGAATCGCCGGAATTCATCATTGCCCTTATGTTCGCCTCGCGCGGCAACGCCGCCCTGGCCCTGGGCAGCCTGCTTTCGTCCAAACTCAATCAGTGGACCCTGCTGGTGGGCATGATCCCCGGCGTCTACGCCCTGTCTTCGGGCGGGCTTACTCCGCCCATCAACCTTGACACGCATCAGTTTCAAGAAATACTCTTGACAGCAGGGCAGTCCCTGTTTGCCGTGGCTCTGCTGGTGGATTTGCGGCTGCATGTGCGTGAGGCCTTCTGGCTGCTGGTTTTGTTTCTGGCGCAGCTGCTTTCGCCCCTGTACGACGCACAGCTGGAAGCGCTGCTGGGTCTGCCCCACGATCCTCTGCGTCTGCACTTTTTCTATGCTAAGGTCTATATTGTCCTGGCCGTAGTGCTGCTGCTCAGAAACTGGCGCAAGGTGCGGGATCTGCGCTTGGG